The following nucleotide sequence is from Firmicutes bacterium HGW-Firmicutes-1.
TTACCAGAAGGTAAAGCACAAACATTGATAGAGGGTAATTATATTGGTAAAGAAGTTGTAATGGGCATTCGTCCTGAAGATATACATGATTCGGAAATATTTATTGAAGCCTCAAAGAGAAGTGCGATTGAAGCTCGTGTGAATGTAACGGAGCTACTTGGGGCTGAAGTATTTCTGTATCTTTCGGTAGATACAAGTGAATTGACAGCTAAAGTAGCTGCAAGATCTACAGTACAACCAGGAGACACTATAAAAATTGCGCTAGATTTAAACAAAGTTCATATATTTGATAAAGAAACAGAACAAGTTATCACGAATTAATAGAAATATCCATTACTAGGGTGTACTAGTATTAAGTATATTAAGTTTGCGAAGGGGCTTAAAAAAATGTTTCACTATGACTTGAATATAATTCCTTTCCATGTATAATTAAAACAGTTGAAACTATACATATAAACGATAGTAATTTTAATAATGAAAAGACATGGAGGTGTATTAATGGGAGAATATCCGAGTCAAAATGATGAGATTGTCAGTGTTAAGGAATGGTTAGGATCTATGGCGTTATTGCTGATACCTATTGTAAACATTGTATTAATGTTTGTTTGGGCATTTAGTACTGATGTAAAAAAGAGTAAGTCCAATTTCTTTAAAGCACAATTAATTCTTACAGGGATTATATTAGGAATTTATTTGATTTTTTTAGTTTTAATAATGGTTTTTGCAATTACAATGAGCAATTTCTATTAAAAAGCAATGAAGTTAAAATAAAAGGGTGTTCGATGAACACCCTTTTAACAGCTGGATAAGAGGTAATAAAAGTGAATGCGAATTGGTGTGAAAGCGTTGTAATTAATGAAAAATATTATATGGATTTTTCGACCAGTGATTTACATGGAGATAGGAAAATCAACAAGGTGATACATACGCATAATATGTTAGAGCTTTCGATTGTAAAATCCGGAACAGGTAAATATTATATTGGTGATGAGGTTTATGATGTTCAAAAGAATGATATATTTATTATCAATAACGTAGAAGCACATGGGATCGAAATGAGTGAGAAAGAAAGCCTAACGAATATGGTAATTCATTTTGAACCCCGTTTAGTTTGGTCGGGTGAAAATGATTTTGATTTAAGATATTTGAAAATATTCTTTGATCGAAGTAATAAGTTTTGCCATAAGCTGGATAACAATAATTTGGCAACCAAGAAAATTCAAGAACTGTTTTTTGAAATGGAAGAAGAGTTTTTAAGTAAGCAACCAGAATTCAATTTGATGGTAAAAGTAAAGCTTTTGAATATGCTGGTGCTTTTGTTAAGGCATTATAACTATGTATCAGATGAAAATACCCATGAAGAAAATAAATATGAAATTAAAATTATCAACAAGGTAACAGATTATGTTGATAATTATTATTATAAGGATATTAAGTTACAAGAGTTAGCGGATATGGTACATATGAATCCAACTTATTTTTCAACTTTTTTTAGAAAATATAATGGTTTGACCTTAACAGAATATATTGTTCGTAAAAGAATTTCTAGGGCAATTGAATACTTAAAGGGTACGGATAAAACAATTCTAGAAATATCAGGTTTATGTGGATTTAATAATTCTGCCAATTTCAATAAAATGTTTAAAAAGGTGACTGGAATGACACCTACACAGTTTCGTTAAAAATTTGAAAGCTTCTCACTTGAGAGGCTTTTTTTATAGTAATAAAGTTCTGCATAAGCAGTTGGAAAAGCAGCAGATAGGTACCGAGAGTTTTAACTCGGCGTATAAATAACCAAGTTCTTTAACGCGGCGCTGCCGATTTTCTTGGTTAAAAGAATTAGTACAGGAGTAGTTGTTTTGTATGAGAAATAAGTTTGCATATATATGAAGATAGTTGAAGATGCAAAGATTATAAGAGACTATAATAAAGCTATAAACTGACAAATCGATTATTTAAAAGGAGGAAAGGTGAATATGGAAAGGAAGTTAAGAGTTGGGATTATTGGCTGCGGGGGTATTGCTAATAACAAGCATATGAAAGCATTGGCGAAAATTAATGAAGTAGAAATGGTTGCTTTTTGTGACATCGTTGAAGAAAGAGCACAAAAGGCGGCTAAAGAATTTGGTATTAGAGAGGCAAGACATTACATAGACTACAATAAATTATTGGCGGAGAACAAATTAGATGTCGTACATGTTTGCACACCTAACAATTCCCATGATTTTATCACAATAGCGGCGTTAGAAGCTGGCTGCCATGTTATGTGTGAAAAACCAATGGCTAAAACTGTTGAAGGTGCAAAGCAAATGCTTGAAGCCTCCAAAAGAACAGGAAAAAAATTGACTATCGGATATCAAAATCGTTTTAGACAAGATTCTATCTATTTAAAGAGAGCTTGTGATCGTGGTGATCTTGGAGAAATCTATTTTGCAAAGGCGCATGCACTTCGAAGACGTGCTGTACCCACTTGGGGCGTATTCTTAAAGGAAGAGGAGCAAGGTGGAGGACCGTTAATTGATATTGGAACACATGCACTTGATTTAACACTTTGGATGATGAATAATTACAAAGCAAAAAGTGTTGTAGGTTCTAAATATAGTAAATTAAGATATGACACAGAAACAGGGAATGCATTTGGTGATTGGAATCCAGAGGAATTTACAGTTGAGGATGCAGCATTTGGATTTATTACTATGGAAGATGGAGCTACGGTTATTGTTGAATCCAGTTGGGCATTAAACACTTTAGAAGTAGGGGAAGCCCAAACTACACTTTGTGGAACAAAATCGGGTGCAGATATGAAGGATGGGCTAAGAATAAATGGTACTGAATTTGGAAAACTTTATGTGAAAAAACCAGAGATGGGCTTAGGCGGTGTTGCATTTTTCGTTGGGGAAGGCATAGATGAAGAGGATGCAGAAGCAATGAGTTGGATTGATTGTATCATAAATAATACAGAACCAGTGGTTAAACCTGAAGAAGCACTTGTAGTAACGGAGATATTAACAGCTATTTATAAATCAGCGGAAACTGGTCAAGCCATTTACTTTAACGGAATGTAGGCGAAGCTTGCATTCGGTTACGAAATCGTAGCGAATGCGGGGGTTTTGTAACATTGACATAGGAGGATTGAAAAAATGAAATTAGGTGTATTTACGGTATTATTTGGAGAGAAACCTCTAGAAGAAGCATTGATATATTTGAATAAACTAGGTGTTAGTATGGTAGAAATTGGTTCTGGAGGCTATCCGGGAGCAACCCATGCCAATCCAGATGAACTATTAAACGATGATGTAAAGCTTCAAGCCTTTCAAGCCTTGTTTGTAAAATATAACATTCAAATCAGTGCTTTAAGTTGTCATGGCAATGCAGTTCATCCTCAAGAGACAATTGCTTCAGAGTTTCATACAGCGTTTGAAAAAACGATTTTATTAGCGGAAAAGCTGGGTATTAAACAAATCAATACGTTTTCAGGATGTCCTGGAGATAGTGAGCATGCGTTATACCCTAACTGGGTCACTTGCTCGTGGCCAGAAGATTATACCAAACTATTAGCATATCAATGGAACGAAGTGCTAATCCCTTATTGGAAAAAGGCAGTAAAATTTGCATCAGAACATGGTGTGAATAAGATTGCATTGGAAATGCATCCAGGTTTTTCGGTTTACAATACAAAAACTTTATTGAGATTAAGAGAAGCAGTTGGGCCTGAGATAGGTGCAAACTTTGACCCAAGCCACTTGTTTTGGCAAGGAATAGATCCTGTTGCTGCAATTCGGAAATTAGGGGATGCAATTTTTCATTTTCACGCAAAAGATACAAAAATTGACCCGTACAATACTGCAATAAATGGTGTTTTAGGTACTTCCTATGATGAAAATGAAGTGGACCGAGCATGGCTTTTTAGAACAGTGGGGTATGGACATGATTTACAGACCTGGAAAGATATGATAAGCGCACTGAGAATGGTGGGGTATGATTATGTCATTAGTATAGAACATGAAGATAGCTTAATGAGCATGAATGAAGGTTTAGAAAAGGCAGTTGATTTCTTAAAGCAAGTACTTGTCTTTGAAGAAAAAGGCAGTATTTGGTGGGCATAATTAAAAACGGTTTATTGACTTGGAGGTATAGAAAATGAAAAGATTAAGAGTTGGTATTATAGGTTGTGGCAATATTTTCCCTATGCATGCATATCCTGCAATGAAAAGAGAGGAAGTAGAGCTTATTGCGGTTTGTGATAATAAGGAAGATAGAGCTAAAGAAAAAGCTGGGGAGTTAGGATGTAAATATTATGTAGATTATAAAGAGATGATTGATAAAGAAAAGTTGGATGTTGTCCATATTTGCACACCACATTATTTGCATGCACCAATGAGTATTTATGCTGCAAATGCAGGTGCCAATGTACTTACAGAAAAGCCTATGGCCATTAAACTTGAAGATGCAAAAGCAATGCTGGATGCAGCAAATGAAAACGATATATTACTGGGGGTTATTTTCCAGAATAGATATAATCCGGGAGCAAAATTGATAAAAAACACCCTAGAAACTGGTCAATTAGGCAAGATTATTTCTAGTAAGTTGGCAGTTACTTGGAACAGATCCGATGATTATTATTCGAAAAGTGACTGGAAAGGCACCTGGGAAATGGAAGGGGGAGGTGTTATTATCGATCAAGCAATTCATACCATGGACCTAATGAGGTGGTTTATCGATAGCGAAATTGATTATGTCGATGCTACAATTAGTAATCGTGCACATGAAATTATTCAAGTAGAAGACAGTGCAGAAGGCGTTGTTGTATATAAAAATGGAGTTGTATCTAGTTTCTATACGATTAACTATTACGGGTATGATGCACCGGTAGAAATTGAACTTCATTGTGAAAAGGGAATTGTTAAAATGGAAGCTGACAAAGCGATCATAATGTTTGCAGATGGGAAACAGCTCATAGCTGACAAAAATCCGAATGAATCCTTTGATTATGGAAATGTGAAAAGTTATTGGGGCGTAAGTCATGTTAAACAGATTAATAATTATTATGATTCTCTTGAAAAAGGGATCAAACCATATATTGCAGCAGAGGATGCATATAAAACGCAGAAATTGATATGTACTATTTATGAAAGTGGAAAAGAACTCAAGAGAGTCAAATGTTAAATAAAATGAACCCTTAAGTGTCACTTTAAAAGGCTTTATGCAAAAAATATGTTAAATTTCACCAAAATAAATTGAATTTACACCCAACATATGGTAAAATCATACTTACATTTAATCACAATTTATGGAGGGAACCAAATGAAAAAGATTTTTTCGATTTTTTTAGTATCACTACTTATGCTAACCTTACTTGCAGGATGTTCTCCAAAGGAAGAAACTGCTACTACTACTCCAGAAGCTCCGGCAACAGGCGAAGTTTCAGAGGCAGGTATTGTAAAGTTAGGTCTTGGCCAACACACATCAATAGCTAAATCAAAAGATCTTGGAACTGACGCTGATGGCAAAGAAGTTCTTCCTCTTGGACAAGTAGACACTGTAATAGTTGCTGCTGGTTTTGATAAGGATGGTAAAGTCGTATCAGTAACAATTGACAATGCACAAACAAAGGTAAACTTTGACAATGCACTTCAACTTACTACTGATTTAACAGCGGAATTAAAAACAAAAGCTGAATTAAAAGATGAATATGGTATGATTAAAGCGTCATCAATTCAAAAAGAATGGTATCAACAAGCTGATGAGCTAGGAAAATGGATGGTTGGTAAAACTGTCGATGAAATAAAAGCTATGAAGGTTGTTGAAAAAGATGCAGCTCATCCAGCTGTACCTGATGTTCCTGAGTTAACTTCTCTTGTAACTGTTTCTGTTGAAGGATACATTGCTGCACTTGAAGAAGCATTCATCAATTCTGTTGATGTAACTGGAGCGGTAAAGGTTGGACTTGGACACAATATCTCAATAGCTAAGTCAAAAGGACTTGGAAAAGATGCTGAAGATAAAGAAGTTCTTCCTCTTGCACAAGTTGACACTGTAATGGCTGCAACAGCATTTGATGCAGATGGTAAAGTTGTGGCAACAGTGATTGATAATGCGCAAACAAAAATTCAATTTGATAACACTGGAAAAGTTACAACTGATAAAGCTGGTGAATTTAAGACAAAAGTTGAATTAAAAGATGAATATGGTATGATCAAGGCTTCATCCATCCAAAAAGAATGGTATCAACAGGCTGATGAATTAGGAAAATGGATGGTTGGTAAGACAATTGATGAAATCAAGGCTATGAAGGTAGTTGAAAAGGATGCAGCTCATCCAGCAGTACCTGATGTACCTGAACTTACATCACTTGTAACAATAAGTGTTGAGCATTATGTTGCAGCAGTAGCTGAAGGTTTTGAAAAAGCTAAATAATAATAAATAACTTACTTACATAATACTTTAAAATTCCCCCACTAGTTGGGGGAGTTTTATTTAAATAAGGGTGGTTTGCTTGAAGAAGAACATATGTAGGGTAATGGCGTTGGTTCTATTCACGATAGGACTTTCTGGCTGCCAATCAAAGACAAGTGATGAATACAGTAAATATAGTGAAGGGTTTTTTGACACATTTGATACCTTAACTCAAGTGGTTGGGTATGCAAAGAGTGAAGAAGAATTTAAGTCTTATGTAGACAAAATGCATGAGAGGTTTCTTGAGCTACACAAGTTATATGACATATATAATGAGTATGAAGGTATGAACAATATAAAAACAATTAATGACAATGCAGGAATTCAGCCAATAAAGGTTGACAAAGAAATTATCGATCTAATTATCTTTGCTAAAGATTGGAATAAACGCACAGATGGTCGTACGAATATTGCGATGGGTTCTGTACTTAAAATATGGCATGATTATCGAGATGCAGGAATGGATGATCCTGAAAATGCTAAGATCCCCCCCTTGGAATCACTTAAAGAAGCGCAAAAGCACACAGATATTAACAAGGTTGTAGTTGATGTTGAAAACAACACCATATACCTTGAAGATGAACGAATGAGTCTTGATGTAGGGGCTATAGCAAAAGGCTTTGCAACTGAACTTGTAGCTCAGGAAATCATTGCTGAGGGATTTGAATCTGGAATTATTTGCCCAGGAGGAAACATTAGAGCTCTTGGAAAGCCATTAGATGGAATTCGAGAAAGATGGGGTATTGGTATTCAAGATCCTAATAAATTCATCGCAACGGACGAAGAAAATGTTCTTGATACTATTTTTATCAATAACGCTTCAGTTGTAAGTAGTGGTGATTATCAAAGATATTATATTGTAGAGGGTGAAGTTTTTCATCATTTAATTGATCCTACAACGCTAATGCCTGGCGAATACTTCCGTGCGGTAACAGTTGTTGCTGAGAATTCAGGAGTAGCAGATTTTATGTCTACAACCTTATTCTTAATGCCATATGAAGAAGGCAAAGCTTTGATAGATAAGCTTGGAGGAATTGAAGCGGTCTGGGTAATGCAAGATGGAACGGTGCAAGCAACTGATGGAATGAAAAAAATTATGAAAAGCAATGGTGCTACAGGAACAAAAAAACAATAGAAACGGTACATTACTTTATTTACCTCGTTGCATAATAAGAGAATAAGCGGTATAATATAAGAAAATAGAACAATATTAGGCAATTTATGCGACAAGACCGGTAATTTTTGGGAATTATGAAAATAAGACAAGTCATGGAGGATACTGGGTATGAATAATAACAAAAAGCTAAATATTAAAATTGCTACTGTTTTAGTTCCAGCATTTGTAATTGGTTTAATTGTTTTTAATTATTTTATGAATTCAACTTTTGGAGGAGTAATTAAGAACCTCGTTGATGCACGAATTGAAAATACTCGTAACGAGATTGAAACCACCTTGGCTTCGTCAGGAGGATTATCAAACCTATTGGCAGATACGGTACAACATGCAGGTGCATCTCTTTCCCAAGATCAATATCAAGCCTTATTAGAGAAGTATGTTCAAGCAAATGATGCAATCTATGGAGCAGGTATTTGGTTTGAACCAAATAGTTTTGATGAGAACAGGAAATTTTTCGGACCTTATGTATATAAAGACGGAGATCAGTTGGTGTTTACGCAAGACTATGAAGCTGAAGACTATAATTATCCAGAGCAAGATTGGTATAAGCAAGCTGTTGCAGCAGATGGTAAAATTGCATGGACTAGCCCTTATTTTGACGAACCATCCGGTATTATATTTTTAACTGCAGGTAGGGTTGTTAAGGACGAAAAAGGTAAAGTAATTGGGGTTGTTACAATTGACCTTGATATATCTACACTTGGTGAACAAATTAATTCGTGGGTAATTGGTGAGAATGGAAAGACCTTTTTGCTTACGCAAGATAATCAATACATAGCATTAAGCAATAGTGATCAAGTAATGACCAGTATAAATGAAGATAAAGATAAGCTCCTAGCAAGTGCAGGAGAAGTCATTAAGAATAATAAGGAAGTAAATTACTACGATTCAAAATTTAATGGGCATATATTTGATGTAAAAAGTATTGATGAAGTAGGGTGGAAAGTTGGAACTTTGATCTCAAGAACTGACTTTTTTGGTGTTGTTACTATTATGAGCATAGGTATTAGTCTTCTTATGGCCCTTTTGTTAATAGTAGTATTTATCGTAATCGAAGCAATCGTAAAAGCAGTAAAGAGCATACTCCACACTACTGAAAAACTAGATCAAGGTGACTTCAGTGTTCAATTTGCAGGCGCGAGGAATGATGAGCTAGGACTTCTTACAAAGGGCTTAAATAAAATGGTAAGGACCTTTAGTGAAATTATTTCTAGCATGGTTTACTCTTCGGACGAAGTGATTGACAAATCAGAGCATACGATGCAACGTACTGTTGAGATGAAAAGGATGGCAGTCGATCAAGCGAATGCATTAGGTGAAATTACAATTACAATGAATGAAATGACCAAAGCAATAGGTGAGGTAGTTGAAAATGCAAACCTATTGGCGCATATCATGGAAGAAACTTTGAAAAATGGCAAAAATGCCAAGGAAAATGCAGAAGAGGCAGTGGAAATTTCGCAAAAGGGTAAGGAAGATATGGATCAAATTAATTCTGAAATGACAGGAATTAAGGAGTCCATAAGAGCAATGTCGAACTCTGTATTAGATGCGGGAAGCTCCGCCGAAGAAATTCGGAATATCATTAAATTTATTGAAAATGTTGCTTCCCAGACCAATCTTCTTGCACTAAACGCTGCTATTGAAGCGGCTAGAGCTGGTGAAGCAGGAAAAGGCTTCTCGGTAGTAGCAGATGAGATTCGTAAGCTTGCTGAATCAACCTCAACATCTACGAAGCAAATATCTTCGCTTGTAGAAAATGTTATTAGAGTAATCAATGTTGCGGTAAACGAAACAAATAAAAATGTTGAAGGTATTAACAACAGTGCAACATTAATAAGTGACACGGGGATCATGTTTGAAAATATTCTAAATGCTGTGAAAAATACGTACGAAAAAATACAAACGATTATGGATGATGTTGATAAAATCAATCTCATCACCCAAGAGCTTGTAAGTACCACAGAGGAGCAATCTGCAGGCTCTCAAGAAATATTAGCGACGGTTGAAACTGTAAACGATATGTCGGTAAGCCTTCTTGAGGATACAGAAAAGGTTGTTAATAATGCAGATGATTTATATTCTGTAGCGAAAAAACTTCAAGATATCATTTCTAGATTTACGGTGTAAGCAATCATTATAGGGACATAACAGGTATTAGTTTGTTATGTCCCTAATTTAAACTATTGGATAAGTATTTTACATCATGCCTTTAATATCTTGTACTAAATTTTCTGCTTTGTTGAAGATATTTTTGCTTTTTCGTTGAACACGTCTTAAATCATTTTTATCAAGATTTAGTAGTGCAACAGAAGATATCCCAACTAAGCCTCCAATTAGCATGCCAGTTGACAATTTATTCATAATAGAACTCCTTTCATATGATATAGTACTAGTCTTCGATTAGGTACAACAAAATATGCTAGCAATAAATGGTTTATATCCACAGAAAATAATAAGATAAAAAAAATATACACAGAACAATATGGCGAAGTTTAGGGAAAAATGGAAGCTATCTTACAGTTACCCACATAATCCGGAGGTTATCAACACAAAAGTGTGGATAATTCCAGGGGAAAAGTCACTTGACATCATGTGACTTTTGTACTATTATTAGAGCATAAAATGTGAAAAAGATATCAATTCTAATGTGTTTTCTATTAACTTCTGTTATATTTGGCTATATAATATGAGAAATGAAAAAAGGTGTTTGGGTGAAATATATACTTTCACCTAATCAAGGACTGAATTTATAGTAAATATGCCTGCATAAGATTTGTCGAGCAATTTAATCTAGGATTAATAATTAAATAATCATTTGAGTGCTAACAAAAAAGTGGCTTTGAAATTTATAGTTGACGAGGTGTTGACGTAAGTTTTAAGTGCTTTGCTGTTCTAAAAAATATACCTAGAAAGTGGTGAATTTATTTGTATAACATGTTGGTTGGTTATATTGAAGATTTAAAGGACTATACGATCTCCTTTAATGATGCCCTAATAGAGCTTGAAAAAGAGACTGATAAAGTAGAGATTATCAATACTATTTTTCGAGTTGCTCATACAATAAAGGGTAATTCAGCTACAATGCAATTAAATAAAATAAAAGAAGTTATGCATACTATGGAAGACATCCTTTATGATATTAGAGAAGGTAGCCGTCTTATGACTAGCGAACTTGTTAGCGTCCTTTATTCTTGCCACGATTTCTTAGAAGATTGTATTTCAGTCATTGTAATAGAGCATACAGATGTGAATATAAATACGGAAAAGCTTCTTGAAAAACTTATTCGTATTAAAAATACTGGCCTAGTTAAATTATCGTCAGAAATTAACAATGATGTAGGCATTTCTGACTTTGATGAACAAGGCACGAAGGAATTTCCATTTACAATAATTGAAGATATGCAGGAACTTATTAGGGAAAATATGAACAGAGGGTTGTTCTTATATCATATAAGTATTGATTTAGATGAAGATACAGAAATGAAGAAGATTAAAAATGTTCTTATTTTCAATGATATAGAAATGCAAGGCCATATCATCGATGCAAGGCCTCAAAAACTACAGCAAGAAGACATGGCTAATGCGGTTATCGTATTTAATCATTTACATTCAGACTTTTTGGTGCTATCAGAAAAAGACAGAAGTGAAATCTGTTCACAATTAGATTTAGATGTAGATATTGTTGCATATGAATGTAAAGGTATCTCGGATAGACAATTTGCAGATTATTGTGATCTTAATAAGAATGGTCACTTCATACAAGATGCCATTGATCATATCAATAAAATAAAGATAGAAGCATTAGATATGAGAAGTGATTATGTAAAAAATGAAGCAATAGAAAAGATTCTTAATAATTTTAGGCATATCAGTGAAATTATAAAAAATTCAGAAAGTTATTATGCTAAGATGATTATTACTAAAATGAGTGATGTATTAAACAGTATGGATAAAAATAATATTAGTTTTGATGTAAATGATATGCAGGCCTTTGTATTCTTGTGTACGAAGCTTGCAGAGTTAGTTGAAGATCCATCTCTTGAGGTTAATGGAAACTTTATAAGTCAAATTGAAGATAGAATGATGATATTTGTCGAGAAATATAGGCATGAGAGAAGAAGAATTGGTGATCTATTAGTTGAAGAAGGAATCATAAGTCAAGAGGATGTAAAAGATATTTTAGAATTACAAAAAAAAGAATATAGTAATTTAAAGTTTGGACAAGTTGCAGTTCTTGGTAAGAAAGCTACAGCAGATGACATTATCAATACACTACTCAAGCAAAACGATGAAAGTGTGACAGGAAAAGCGATTGATTCAGACGATTTTATTCGCATTTCATCTCAAAAAGTAGATTTGTTAGTTGAAATGCTTGGGGAACTTTCTATTTATCACACTGAGCTTGAGCAGTTTACAAAAGAAGAGTTGAAAAAAACTGATAAAACGTATAACCTTATGCCTAAAATAACAAAATCGATCAAAGGGATTCAAGAGCTTTCTATGTCTCTTAGAATGGTTTCGGTTAAGTCGATGTTACATAAACTTACAAGAATATCTAGAGAAACAGCAGCAGAATTAGGAAAAAAAATTACTATCGTCCTAAATGGAGAATACACTGAAGTTGATAAAAATACGGCTGAAAAAGTAATGGATCCATTGATGCATCTTGTAAGAAATGCGATTGCTCACGGTATTGAGGATGAAGCAACACGTATTGCTCGTGGAAAGTCATTAGCGGGGCAAATAAAAATTAGTGCAGCTTCAAGAGGGGGACACGTTTTTTTTGAGGTCTCAGACGATGGTGGAGGAATAGATAAAGAATTAATATATAACAAAGCGAATGAAAAAGGTATGCTGGAGGAAGGCAAAATATACGCGGAAGATGAAATACTCAAGTTCATTTTTCATCCAGGGTTTTCAACACAAGAAGCTATTAATAGTGTTTCTGGTAGAGGTGTTGGTATGAATGTAGTTGAAGAGGAAGTTTTAAGAATAAAAGGCAGGGTAGAGATCAGAAACGAATTAGGTAAGGGTTGTTCCTTTATTATCAAAATTCCTATGAATTTAGCTGTTCTGAATGGGACTATAATTGAACTAGAAGAGGAACGCTATATTATCCCTACACTATATATTAAACAATTTTTAACACTTGAAGAAGGCAATTGGATTTCATTACAGGGAGAAAAGAAAGCTGTAAGAATTAGAGATAGCATAATTCCTATTATAACAGGAGAGGATATTACACGAAAAAAATCTATTTATAATGAAAATCATATTAAGGAAGTAGCAATCATAGAATTTGAGCAAAAACAGCTTGCCCTAATGATAAATAAAGTTCTTGGGAGGCAAGAAATTGTTGCAAAGCCTTTAAATGAAGATTCGTTTAGAGCAGAAATATTTTCAGGTGCATCAGTTTTAAGTGATGGAAACGTGACGAAGGTATTTGATATAGAAGCATTGTACAAGTTGATTTAACCAAATGGAAGAATTCCCCCACTTCTTAAGTATGGAAATTCATTCCAACATTAACATTAACTGTTCATAATTCATCGTAATGTTGTTGTCAGCAATGAGGAGAATAGATGGGAAAAATAAAAGTATTGATTGTTGATGATTCCGCATTTGTAAGAAGTGTATTTTTAGAAAAGCTTTCCCAAGACTCAGAAATTGAGGTTGTGGGAGCCGCTGAAGATGCATATATTGCAAAAGATATGATAAGAGACTTAGATCCAGAAATAATCTTATTAGATATAGAAATGCCACGAATGAACGGGTTAACCTTCTTAGAAAGAATTATGAGAACTACTCCTAAAAAGGTAATTATTGTGAGTTCTCTAGCAGAGCAAGGTGGAGAAATCGCATTAAAAGCTTTAGAGCTTGGTGCACTTGAAGTAATTGCTAAGCCGGGTGAAGCATATTCCGTTGAAGAAATGGTAGATCAACTTATAGACAAAATAAAAGCAGTTCATAGCATTAGTATTGATAAAAGCAAGGAACATATTCCGGCGTTATTTGATAAACATAAAACCAGTGGGAACAAATCCCTTGTACGAGCAACCAATAAAATTATAGCAATCGGTGCATCGACTGGCGGCACTGAAGCAATACAGTATATTTTAGAAAGAATGCCGGTGAATTGTCCACCAATTATAATCGTGCAACATATGCCTCATTATTTTACTAAATCCTTTGCAAATAGGTTAAAC
It contains:
- a CDS encoding oxidoreductase — protein: MERKLRVGIIGCGGIANNKHMKALAKINEVEMVAFCDIVEERAQKAAKEFGIREARHYIDYNKLLAENKLDVVHVCTPNNSHDFITIAALEAGCHVMCEKPMAKTVEGAKQMLEASKRTGKKLTIGYQNRFRQDSIYLKRACDRGDLGEIYFAKAHALRRRAVPTWGVFLKEEEQGGGPLIDIGTHALDLTLWMMNNYKAKSVVGSKYSKLRYDTETGNAFGDWNPEEFTVEDAAFGFITMEDGATVIVESSWALNTLEVGEAQTTLCGTKSGADMKDGLRINGTEFGKLYVKKPEMGLGGVAFFVGEGIDEEDAEAMSWIDCIINNTEPVVKPEEALVVTEILTAIYKSAETGQAIYFNGM
- a CDS encoding xylose isomerase, coding for MKLGVFTVLFGEKPLEEALIYLNKLGVSMVEIGSGGYPGATHANPDELLNDDVKLQAFQALFVKYNIQISALSCHGNAVHPQETIASEFHTAFEKTILLAEKLGIKQINTFSGCPGDSEHALYPNWVTCSWPEDYTKLLAYQWNEVLIPYWKKAVKFASEHGVNKIALEMHPGFSVYNTKTLLRLREAVGPEIGANFDPSHLFWQGIDPVAAIRKLGDAIFHFHAKDTKIDPYNTAINGVLGTSYDENEVDRAWLFRTVGYGHDLQTWKDMISALRMVGYDYVISIEHEDSLMSMNEGLEKAVDFLKQVLVFEEKGSIWWA
- a CDS encoding gfo/Idh/MocA family oxidoreductase: MKRLRVGIIGCGNIFPMHAYPAMKREEVELIAVCDNKEDRAKEKAGELGCKYYVDYKEMIDKEKLDVVHICTPHYLHAPMSIYAANAGANVLTEKPMAIKLEDAKAMLDAANENDILLGVIFQNRYNPGAKLIKNTLETGQLGKIISSKLAVTWNRSDDYYSKSDWKGTWEMEGGGVIIDQAIHTMDLMRWFIDSEIDYVDATISNRAHEIIQVEDSAEGVVVYKNGVVSSFYTINYYGYDAPVEIELHCEKGIVKMEADKAIIMFADGKQLIADKNPNESFDYGNVKSYWGVSHVKQINNYYDSLEKGIKPYIAAEDAYKTQKLICTIYESGKELKRVKC
- a CDS encoding FAD:protein FMN transferase, with the protein product MVCLKKNICRVMALVLFTIGLSGCQSKTSDEYSKYSEGFFDTFDTLTQVVGYAKSEEEFKSYVDKMHERFLELHKLYDIYNEYEGMNNIKTINDNAGIQPIKVDKEIIDLIIFAKDWNKRTDGRTNIAMGSVLKIWHDYRDAGMDDPENAKIPPLESLKEAQKHTDINKVVVDVENNTIYLEDERMSLDVGAIAKGFATELVAQEIIAEGFESGIICPGGNIRALGKPLDGIRERWGIGIQDPNKFIATDEENVLDTIFINNASVVSSGDYQRYYIVEGEVFHHLIDPTTLMPGEYFRAVTVVAENSGVADFMSTTLFLMPYEEGKALIDKLGGIEAVWVMQDGTVQATDGMKKIMKSNGATGTKKQ
- a CDS encoding chemotaxis response regulator protein-glutamate methylesterase, which codes for MGKIKVLIVDDSAFVRSVFLEKLSQDSEIEVVGAAEDAYIAKDMIRDLDPEIILLDIEMPRMNGLTFLERIMRTTPKKVIIVSSLAEQGGEIALKALELGALEVIAKPGEAYSVEEMVDQLIDKIKAVHSISIDKSKEHIPALFDKHKTSGNKSLVRATNKIIAIGASTGGTEAIQYILERMPVNCPPIIIVQHMPHYFTKSFANRLNDVCEIKVKEAENREIIAPGKALIAPGNMHMELSKSGVIYNVRLMDGPLVYRQRPAVERLFQSTAQYAGKNAIGVILTGMGKDGAQGLLKMKEEGSYNIAQDEKSCVVFGMPKEAIEIGAVHKILPLNQIAQEIIKESER